A genomic stretch from Clostridia bacterium includes:
- a CDS encoding nucleotidyltransferase family protein, with protein MLNVIILASDHGTHKWNDTVNKALLKINGRAMIDYVVDAFRNVEYIKKIVVVGNVDELETVLKDKVDAVIAPEGLIVDNIIAGVKYLGKEMPLLISSCDIPLITADAVKDFIFNARDMGADFCYPIVEKSINISKYPEFERTYIKVKEGTFTGGNIFYLNPQIIEKGYALASKLLEARKNPLKMVTIVSPGFAAQFAMGRLTIDKMEKKFSELSGIKARVFVSEYPEIGNDVDKSSDVIAVTAHLSQ; from the coding sequence ATGCTGAATGTAATAATACTTGCCAGTGATCACGGTACGCACAAATGGAATGATACTGTCAATAAGGCTTTACTAAAAATTAACGGCAGAGCTATGATTGATTATGTTGTAGATGCTTTTAGGAATGTTGAATACATAAAGAAAATAGTAGTTGTTGGTAATGTAGATGAACTGGAGACCGTGCTTAAGGATAAGGTAGATGCAGTTATTGCCCCTGAAGGCCTGATAGTGGATAATATAATCGCAGGAGTAAAGTATCTGGGGAAGGAGATGCCGCTACTCATCAGTTCCTGCGACATACCGTTGATTACTGCAGATGCGGTAAAGGATTTTATTTTTAATGCCAGGGATATGGGTGCAGACTTTTGCTACCCTATAGTGGAAAAAAGTATTAATATATCTAAATATCCTGAATTTGAAAGGACTTACATAAAGGTAAAAGAAGGAACGTTCACAGGAGGGAATATTTTTTATCTTAATCCTCAAATAATTGAAAAGGGCTATGCTTTAGCCAGTAAGCTTTTAGAAGCGCGGAAAAACCCCCTGAAAATGGTTACCATAGTAAGTCCTGGCTTTGCAGCTCAGTTTGCTATGGGAAGGCTGACTATTGATAAGATGGAAAAAAAGTTTTCTGAATTGTCAGGAATCAAAGCAAGGGTTTTTGTTTCGGAATATCCGGAAATAGGAAATGATGTGGATAAGTCAAGTGATGTGATAGCTGTTACTGCTCACCTCTCACAGTGA